In Variovorax paradoxus, a single genomic region encodes these proteins:
- a CDS encoding tripartite tricarboxylate transporter substrate binding protein, translating into MKTKFRPRVPHLSRRTIALGAVAFIALQAFAPVAATAADEAAGFPTKPVHIVVPVAAGGSADKLTRLIAQGLTERWGQPVVVENLAGASGTIGAARVAKSPADGYTLLQQGEGLTLNSILFERLPYDSQKAFAPVIKAVVNPQILVVNPQTGITDFRTYLARAKAKPQSISLGLPGNGGIAHVAHEMISQDTGALVNYIPYSGGGPATLDVLAGHVDATLITLAAVTDHVRAGKLRALAVTTPYRSAALPDVPTMAEAGLPGFSVESWQGYFAPAGTPAAVVTKINRDINAVIAAPETRAKLEDMGFKLAGGTPADMGRTLAGERVRYAKTIQTAGITLR; encoded by the coding sequence ATGAAAACCAAGTTCCGACCTCGCGTCCCCCACCTTTCCCGCCGCACCATCGCCCTGGGCGCAGTCGCCTTCATCGCTCTTCAGGCCTTCGCACCCGTTGCCGCCACGGCCGCCGACGAAGCGGCCGGTTTCCCCACCAAGCCGGTGCATATCGTGGTTCCGGTGGCCGCGGGCGGAAGCGCCGACAAACTCACGCGGCTCATCGCGCAGGGCCTGACCGAGCGCTGGGGCCAACCGGTGGTGGTCGAGAACCTGGCCGGTGCCAGCGGCACCATCGGCGCGGCCCGCGTGGCCAAGTCACCGGCCGACGGCTACACCCTGCTTCAGCAGGGCGAAGGCCTCACGCTCAACAGCATTCTTTTCGAACGTCTGCCGTATGACAGTCAGAAGGCCTTCGCCCCGGTCATCAAGGCGGTCGTGAACCCGCAGATCCTGGTGGTGAACCCGCAGACCGGCATCACCGATTTCCGCACTTACCTGGCGCGTGCCAAGGCCAAGCCCCAGTCGATCAGCCTCGGCCTGCCCGGCAACGGCGGCATCGCCCACGTGGCGCACGAGATGATTTCCCAGGACACCGGCGCGCTGGTCAACTACATCCCCTACTCCGGCGGCGGCCCGGCCACGCTCGATGTGCTGGCCGGCCACGTGGACGCCACGCTGATCACCCTGGCCGCGGTGACCGACCACGTGCGCGCCGGCAAGCTGCGCGCGCTGGCGGTGACCACGCCCTACCGCAGCGCCGCCCTGCCCGACGTGCCGACCATGGCCGAGGCCGGCCTGCCCGGCTTCTCCGTCGAGAGCTGGCAAGGCTACTTCGCGCCCGCCGGCACGCCGGCCGCGGTGGTGACGAAGATCAACCGCGACATCAATGCCGTGATCGCCGCGCCGGAGACCCGCGCGAAGCTCGAAGACATGGGCTTCAAGCTGGCCGGTGGTACGCCTGCGGACATGGGGCGCACGCTGGCAGGGGAGCGGGTGCGATATGCGAAGACGATTCAGACGGCGGGGATCACGCTGCGCTGA